ATGGAGGTGGCGGCCTCTGAGGCCGAACGCCTCTGTACCTCGGAGCCCTGGCTGGCTTGGTCGATCTGGGCGGAGAGCTCGTCGGCGGCCGAGGCCAATTGTTCGGAAACCTCCTCGGCGCTCTGGGCGGCTCCGGCGATTTTTTCGTTCTGTTCCTCGATCGTTTTTTGCTGGTTTCTGATGGCCGAGATGTCCGAGAAGGTGGCGAACGCGCCGAGGAGCTTGCCGTCAAGGTCCCGGACCAGGGCCGCGTCGGCCCGTGCGTGACGATGCTTCCCGTCCCTGTTGATCAGAAAGATTTCGGCGCCGGTCACGCTGGAACCCGTGGCCAGGGTCTGGCCGGTAACCGTGGTTTCGATCGAACCGCCGAGAAGTTCCTTGACAGGCTTGCCGAGATGATCCTCCGGGCGGCCCTTGAGTCCGACAAAGCCCAGGAACTGCGGGTTGAGAAAGGTGGCTCGATCCTGTTCGTCGGTGACCACGCAGGCCGTGGCCATGCCTTGGAGGATGCCTTGGGAGAAACCGAGACGGTCCTTGAGTTTCAGGACCATGGCCTTGAGGTCCTCGACCATCAGGCCCAGTTCGAAACGGAAGGATCCCTGCAGTCGGGCGTTGAGATCTCCCTGGGCCACGTTCCGGGCATAGTGCTGAATGGCCACCATGGGTGAGATGACCAGCCGGCTCAGGGAGTAGACGATGGCTCCGATGAGCAGGAGGACAAGCACGACGCCGGTCAGGGCGAGGACATTACGCAATCCCTGGGCCGAGGCGGACAGATCGCTCAGTTCCGCGCTCATGCACACGACCCATCCCGTGGCGGGAACTGTGTCGAAGGCGATGATCTTGCTCTGGCCCTGCCATTGATAGGCCTCATG
This portion of the Deltaproteobacteria bacterium genome encodes:
- a CDS encoding methyl-accepting chemotaxis protein — encoded protein: HEAYQWQGQSKIIAFDTVPATGWVVCMSAELSDLSASAQGLRNVLALTGVVLVLLLIGAIVYSLSRLVISPMVAIQHYARNVAQGDLNARLQGSFRFELGLMVEDLKAMVLKLKDRLGFSQGILQGMATACVVTDEQDRATFLNPQFLGFVGLKGRPEDHLGKPVKELLGGSIETTVTGQTLATGSSVTGAEIFLINRDGKHRHARADAALVRDLDGKLLGAFATFSDISAIRNQQKTIEEQNEKIAGAAQSAEEVSEQLASAADELSAQIDQASQGSEVQRRSASEAATSMEEMNATVLDVARNAANASQLADSARTKAELGSEMVEKVVQTTQSSSEAAKALRQNMDILGEHARGIGAIIDVISDIADQTNLLALNAAIEAARAGEAGRGFAVVADEVRKLAEKTMTATKEVGDYVGKIQDSTRDNISQTGQAAEAIARSTEMAERSGQALREILNIADQTAERVREIATAAEEQSATSEEISRATDQVNVIAAETADAMMQSSRAVAELAQLAGRLREIIAVIRE